Within the Cololabis saira isolate AMF1-May2022 chromosome 22, fColSai1.1, whole genome shotgun sequence genome, the region CAGATGTTGAAGAAATACCTTTCTAGGCAAATAAATTGACtattttttgcaaaaaaaagagaaaactgtGACGAATGTGGTCATTTGGtacaaagattaaaaaaaaggtttaaggcAATTCAGAGAAAAAACACGTATGACAATAATGGAAATGTTAAAGCCTTACCTTAAGGTTTAAGCATAAACatactattatttttttcttcctatgTTATTTTATTCCAGCCATTATTTCCACTAAATCAATCAAAACAGTAAAACCTGCGGTGACGCCACTCTGAATGTTCACCTCCCAGCCTCCAGGTGGCAGTGAACACGAACCACAAAACAGTGAACACGGAAGAGGAGGCGACATGCCGCGCATGCGCCATTTAAGTCTACGTCAGCTCTGTTTCCTTCAGCTGAAGCGACGTGTCTTTTCTCTTCGTGTCGAGCAGCTCAAACTGGTAACGCCAACGATTTCCTTACGATATTATTATAATTAGATGTAAAGGAGACGCATTTTTTGTGATTGAGGGATATTTTAAGCTTTGTTTAGTTGTTTAGGTCGAACTGAAAACACAATGTTACGTTAGTTTGGTAATTATCGTCGttttgatgctgctgtcgtTGACGTCAGCAGTGGAGTTGATCAGCTTTAACACCGACCTCACTTGAAACTGTTCTGTATTTTATCTTCCCCAGTGCTTTAATCATGGACCAGGTGATGCAGTTCGTGGAGCCTAGTCGGCAGTTCGTCAAAGACTCCATAAGGCTTGTAAAGAGGTGTACAAAACCCGACAGAAAAGGTAGGTTTATCTTCCTATCGTCGATCGATCAGGGGGGGttgggtttagtttagtttattttgcacataaaacataatggtaaaaaacaaaggtcaaatgaagcattgtgcaggagaggtggaagccaaaaaggcttatgaaaatgcctcccctttataTAACAAAtgcaaaagcaaaaacacaatacagaaatagataatataagacagaaaaagaaaatttaacatgaaaaagaaaaacactactgaattattgaaagatgggaaaaaaatgaaggaaataTAGTATAATTGCATGCATTAAAAACTCCAGATGTGTTTCTGATCTTAactaaaaaatgatttttttcaagtgttttttgaacaaagccagtgaagatattgattttagtgATGTAGGTAAATTGTTCCATAGATGTATTTTAAAGTGCGTTGATTGTCCGGCATAAAGGAAGGTGAAAGTTCTTTGAGTGTCGTGTCTGATATGAATGGATGTCTgaggaaaacttaaaaaaaaatcttgaagcTGAGTGGCAGGTCATGAGATGAATATACAAActtatacataaacacacaggttTGATAGGTGTTCACATTGAAGACAgataacaaattacatttttaaaaagaaaaatgaaagattCTGTTTTTTTGGCAAAAGTAACCATTCTCAAAAATGTCTTTTGGGCTAGCAGGATCTTATTGAGAAAGGTAGGACATGTAGCTGCCCATACAGAATTACAATACACAATatatggataaattaaactataataaCAAGTTAAAATACATGATTGATTCACCAGTGATCGTATTCTACTCAAAATACCGATTGACCTCATAGTTTTTTTACAGACAGGTTCAGTATGGCACTTCCATGTGGGTGTTAGTTAATTAGCTATACTGAGACCTAAATAAgtaattgaattaaatgttgttttcttcGGGTGTGTCTTCTTCCAGAGTTCCAGAAGATTGCCATGGCAACAGCCATTGGGTTTGCCATCATGGGTTTCATTGGTTTCTTCGTGAAGCTCATTCACATCCCCATCAACAACATCATTGTGTGAGTGCAAGTGTCTTCATATTTCAGCACAGTGTCTGATGTAAAACACATTGACTGACCAAAACACTGTTAGTGCTACTTTCTGCTTGCAACAAACATTATCAAATGACCTTTGAGACAAATTGGTGAAGCAGAAACCTACCACGATTAAGTTTGTGCgaatcaattcaattaaattttatttatatagcgtctatcacaacagaagttgtctctagggtctttccagagaccagaacatgacccccgagcaattattacataaacataacatcaacaatggcaggtaaaaaaaaaaaaataatcataatattaaaatattcatAATAGCATGTTAAAATCACTGGCACTCGGCATCAAAATGACATGCTGTTTTGTATAATAGCAGACTGGCAACAGatcttaatatataaaaaaaaaaaacttcattcATCAAAACTATTAATTTTATCAAAAGATTATACCAATGTTGGAGTTTGAGCCCGGGTAAGGTCCAATCCAAGTCCAGAGCTGTCAGCTTCTTCAGGACATGcagttttgaaacatttaaataacCTCAGAGCATTTGTATTCTTGTTGCATTGaatactcttttttttaaattattttacttgCAGTGAAATCTCTACCACTCTACCGTTGCTATACACTGAGCAAAATACATTGTAGCACTTCTGTGTGAAATGTTGCCAGATGATGGCTATAGTTAAAAATTGTTCCTATCGTCTCATCAGTCGTTGTTCTACATACTATTACTTGGAGCACTTCTTACCACTATACAGATAATcctaaggatttttttttctggcatTTTAATGCTATTAGTTTGGTCCTTAACGTGGCACATGTATTACATTAACTGGCATGTGGAAATGTAATAGATAATACAATTGAAATTAACAGTGGATTTCATGTTATCTTATTGAAAATGATACCATAttgcataaaataaaaaacttgcTTAGAAATTTGAATGCAGTTAATGCAAAAGTCCAAATCCAGTGTTAAAGTCATAAGTTCTTTTTAACTTGGGGCTTAAGTCAGACTTGAATAAGTCTGTTATACTATATGTATTAGTGTTCCCAAACTGATGCTTTACATGCCAAACTCCATAAGTTCAgttgtgagattttaaaatgtattatataaTCAAGTCACTTAACTAACACAATGCTTAGATATGACTACAAACATTTGATACAATTGTATCTGATCAAGTTTTTTTCTTGCACGAGTATGAATTTTAACAAATGAGGGAGGAACAAAAAATGCACACACAGTAAAGAGTTAAAAAGGcagccatttttatttttgagcaCTTACAAAACATAGAAATACTGTGTAGGCCTGCTACAAAGTTCCCTCCAGAAACTGTATTAATCTTTCTGTATTTGAAGAGCTTTTTTAGCAGTAATTGTGTTGTCATTCAGACAGTTACTGTAAAACTGGTTTCTaactgtgttttcttttttctttagtgGTGGTTAAATCTTGTTCGAGCAAAAACACACCATCTGCGGGGAGATGCTGGCGGATGTTATTGGAGTGGTTTGATGGGGACTGAAGGGACGGCATTTTTATAGTCTGTTCTCAACGTTTATATTGTGACATGTAAATAAATCAAGTGGAAACCCAAATcctgattttgtttttcttcacaaATTGTCTTATCTTCACAGCatagaatacatttttttgatctTCAGCTTTCAAAAGGCACAATTAAGTTTGAAATCAGGCACCATTTTCTTCTTGCATTTAATTTACAGTAACAGACTGAGCAGCAGCATCATAATTAAGGCACATAGTAAAAACTGCAAAGCTAACTCTTGCACTACATGAAGTGCAAGGATGGATTGCAAATCGTAAGCTTTTTAATCAGTTTCATGGTCTGTTTTCGGGgaacatcttttattctttcttcgTGCGTATGCCCATGCTCCAAAGCAGAGGTTGGTCTGTTGTCACGGTGACGGCTTTCCTAGGATTTCCATCACCAGGGTCCTCATAGGTGTTGGAGGTGCTCACCAGTTTCCCAAACTGCAGGGTGTCGTTATCTGGAAAGAACAGACAATAAATTAGTGATACAACTCGCACAGACGtctaattgtattttaataaccAGAATGTAGCTGTATAATAAAGCTTCATTTGTGAGGATGTAGTCTGGGGCAGCTTGTGTCCCTGAGTAACCTCAGAAATACTCAGTCTATTATCTTAAGACTACTGAGAATATTCTCACTTTCTGGTTAATAAAGAGCAAATCTTCTCCACTAACAAGAACAGGAACCAGTGAGCTGTAAAAGTCAGGCAAAGCTGTGAAAAGttaagtgaattattcaagCCTAGATTGTAACTGAGATGCATTTTCACCTCTATAACCAACGTTAAAAATGTAATTGACTACAAGTAAAAATGGCTTAAGATTCTGGGCCTTATTCTTCAAAGGTTGAACCATAACGGTGGCTGGTGCACCTTCTGTCTTCATTTTACATGGATCcttaaattctttttttaatttccaagtTTAATACGTGATACCCTAAGTGTCAAAACTCCCAGCTTTATGTTTATGACTATAAATATAGTACTGTGGAGAATTAATCTGCAATAGTCTTGAGTGGAATGATCAAAACCTGAAGGAAACAGCGGGCCAACACTGACCTCCAGTGGTCAAAATATCCAACTGAGTATTTTCAGTTCTCACTCGGTAACTGCCCTCTGCTGGCTCCTTACAGGAACAAGTCAGGCTGCCTGTGGAGGATCTCCAAGCTGTAGCCATTATCAATCACTCACCGTATGTTTGAGAGAAGATCTTTAATGTGTATTTGATCAAttccttttaattttatttatatagcatctattacaacagaagttgtctctaggcgctttccagagacccagaacatgacccccgagcaattatttattacataaacataaaaaatggcaggtaaaaactcccctagtggggaaaaaaccttaaaaaactcaatgtccccactctctgctgtTACACATGTCTTTTTAAGCCTTTACGAATTCCATGTGAGGCTCAAAAAGTTTTAAATCCCCAGCAGAGGTCATGCTTTTCTTAAAGAGGCCGGGCTGGAGAGAGTCGCTCTACCTTTAGCTTTGCCTTCAGTATCTGAAAATCCTCCTCTATTGGGTTGAGATAAGGCGACTGACTTGGACATTGAAAAAGTCTTTACATTCAAAATGTCTCCAGTTACTTCAAAGTATGTTTAGGGTCATTAAAAACGGAAGAAATGTAAACTTGGGGAACCACGGTTATTTGGCTGCCAGTTCCATTTATTTAGTGGATTCTGAGCAAGCGGAGCTGACAAGCTCCCCGAGACTGCAGCTGGTGAATCATGACTAATATGAAAGGGCCAAACTCACCAGTTACATTTACAGCAGAGTTCACTGTTAATTGCTCACTTTTAACCCAACGCTATGTCATTACCATCAGTAGCAAATTCACTTTTAACTTCTGACTGCACAAGTCAGCACATTTGGGAAAGGCTGCTTTAAAGGTGTGGAGATATTTGCTGTGGTTCTTATTCAAGGAGGGTTATCTAGAAGCCTGTCACCTATTTATGTTTCAGCACTTTAATAAACAAAGATTCAatagcttttttttccccccttccaCTTTTATAGCCTCTAAAGCACTTTCtctccattttctttctttttttttttaaaagccatcTTGATGCAATTATCAGGTTTGCCAGCTTGGTGTCAGCGGGCCACGAGCAGTCTTTGAAATTGTGTTGGAGGATTAGTACTCTGAGCACCACCAACCACAGCAGGAACAAAAGGCCAGGGGAGGTTTTGTTGCTATTTGCCAATCATTTCCTCCTCATTCAAAGCTCTCCTCTAGAGAGGAAACAACAGCACTACTCTGAAAACCCTGCATTGACCAGTGACACTCAAGTTCCAGTCCGTAatctttcaaacacatcaacagACACGTCAGCGTGTTCATAAAGTAGTGCATTTGTAAAGGTCACTCAAAAgatgttcttgttttttgtctcCTCTCGTCCGATCAGGTGTCGGTAGCAGAGCACCTAGCCACAGTAAATACGCTCATTTTATATTCAACAACCCGTCTAAGAATTACAGAAGAATCAGTGCAGAGCTTAAAGTCTGGTTTACAAAAGCTATATCTGATGGAAGGTTCCCATCAGATATGAAATAcgtggaaggaaaaaaaagaaacatgtttCAGTTGCTTTGATTGTGCCATGATTGTCTGAGTACTGCTCAAATcagtcactctctaaaagtccCCTGGAGAGGAGCGAAGAACTCATCAACGCGCGCTAAGTTGGAGTTTTACAACTTTGTTGATCCGTGAAGGTCAGAGAAGGAAAGTCAAACCTTTCCAACATGTCTTCAGTCTGGCTTATAGTCTCCTCCAGGTCAAACTAAAACTTTGCGTGTCCACACGCAAGCAGGGATATGAATATGCATTCTGCTTGATTTAATTATCAAGCTTTGGATGCATGTGTTTCTCTTTTAATGAACCTAAATCCTTCAGAAATGCTGTAGACATGGATGGCCTGCTTTCCACTAATAAATCATTGGCATCACTAAtggttccttttttttccccaaataaaAAGGTATAGATTTGGTTTTTACCTTGGCGTGTATCGGCTACCTGCTGCTGCCTTCCTCAGAAGTGTCAGCCGATGGCGGGTGTGTCgtgtttttgttcagctgttacGAGGGGCAGTGGTCGACTTTTGCAATGGTCTGATATGGCCGATTTAAGTTCTCGCGGTCTGTTTGTTCTTTTGCGCATCTCGTGAGTTGCAGCGATGTTCCTTTTTCGTATGTCATTGGATGACACTTCGGATGAAGGCAGCAGCAGGTAGCCGAAACATGTCAAGGTAAAAACCAAATCTATACCTTTGCTTGAACAAAAGAAAGCGGGCAAAGCATGTGCAGGTAGTCCAGGTTCGTATCCCGGCCTGTGACGCTTTGCTGTGCGTGTGTTTCCTGTCAAGCCACTttcaaataaagaataaaaacaaacaaacatcattTGCACCACAACCCAACAACCGTGACAAcatagagaagaagaaaaaacaatgtcACCAAGTGAAATTGTTTAACAGTGAATttgaaatcagaaaaaaaggCACAACAGTGTCAATGACCCAGTACAGTTGAGATAAAGGAAATGGCCAAATTACAAATGAGGCGGAAAAAAGGAGCAAATCAGGACTGCAGTGGAGCAAGTTCTTCATAAACTACACAAAGAAAAGTCTTAGATAACCCGTCATCAAATTATACctaacattttatttgtaaaaccTTCATTACAATCACATTAACAAGTTAGTGCAACAGTGCCAGATGAGCTATCCACAGAAAGTTATTTATAACGCACAATTAAACAAGAACTCAAAAGAAATAAACTCAGGAAAAAGATATCAGAGCATGAAGCAATCTCAGTCGAACCGTTAGTGTTTCTGCTCCTACTTCTGCATTTAAGGCTTGAATTGCTTCAAGAAAATGTGCATACATGGATAGAAAAACACATTGTTAACGCACATTTGCTCTCTATCATCATCAGCGTTTGGAAGGAGCCAAGTTTTTGTACGTTCACATGCATTTTGCTGAAGATGTCAGTACCACTGAAACTGCTTATTTTACACGTGGAGGATT harbors:
- the sec61g gene encoding protein transport protein Sec61 subunit gamma, whose translation is MDQVMQFVEPSRQFVKDSIRLVKRCTKPDRKEFQKIAMATAIGFAIMGFIGFFVKLIHIPINNIIVGG